TTTGAGAAGTTAAACAGCTCATCCATCGTTTCTGGTGCTTTTTGCATTAATTTTTTATTGTAAATAAAAACTGGTGTTTCAATTGCTTTTGGTAAACCATATAATTTTCCGTTATATGTCTGTGCTTCTATTGATAAGTCAGTAAATTTACTCTTCACAGCATCATCTGCTTTTACTTCAGAAAGTAAGCCTTCTGTTACTGCATTTCCAATTTGATCGTGTGGCAATGTTACAACATCCGGCCCCGTCCCCGCAGGTCCATCAAGACGTAACTTCTTCACTTGATCTGTCATTTGCATTTCAACAACTTTAACTTTTACTTTATATTTTTCCTCAAAGCTTTTCACGGCTGGTTCTAAACCAACACCTTTTTTATCATCTTCCCAGACGAGAAGGTCATAATCTTTCTTCTCTTTACTTGCTTCCTTTTTCCCTGAATCTTTCGGTCCACATGCAGATAACATACCGATTGACAATGCTGAAATCGTTAATAGTGATAATGCTTTCTTCATCCCAAAAAACCTCCCTAAATTGTCTATGTACCTAAGAAATTGAAAACGTTTGCATTCGATAGTTTAATAGAAGCGCAAACAATATCATAATCTATGAAAACGTTTGCGCTATTTGTCTATCATTATACATCCTTTTATTCATTTTGCAAATATTAATTTTCAAAATAATCTTCTCATACTCTTTATTCATTGACTTTATATAAAATGAATACTACTCTTATAAGCAATATTAAAGTTATGTGAAAGGAAATCGTTTGCAACATAATCTTTATTATTTCGTTTTAGGTAACAATATGTATAGAGATATTAAAGGGGGATTTTCTATATGCTTAAAGAAGCGATCTATCATAGGCCAAAAGATAATTATGCATACGCTTACGACGAAAAAACAATTCACATCCGAATACACACAAAAAGAGATGATGTTCACAGCGCCGCCCTCATCTACGGTGATCCATACGAATGGCAAGATGGGAAATGGATTTCAGCGAGTACACCGATGAAAAAAACCGGATCTACTGATTTATTTGATTATTGGTCGGTTTCAATCGAACCGAAATTTAAACGCTTACGATATGGATTCGAATTAAAAAACGACGTAGACACTCTTATTTATACAGAACGAGGATTTTTTTCTAACATTCCAAATGACGATGTCGGTAACTTTTTCTGCTTTCCATTCATTCATGCAAAAGACGTTTTCAGGGCACCATCTTGGATTAAAAACACAGTATGGTATCAAATCTTCCCGGAACGATTCGCTAACGGGGATAGCGCAATAAATCCGGCAAACACCCTTCCTTGGGGAAGTGCAGAGCCAACTGCTACTAATTTTTTCGGGGGTGATTTCGCTGGCATTCTTCAAAACCTTGATTACCTTGTGAAGCTTGGAATCTCTGGAATTTATTTCACTCCTATTTTCAAAGCTCATTCGAATCATAAATACGACACAATTGATTACATGGAAATCGACCCACAATTTGGGACGAAAGAAACTTTCAAAGAACTCGTTGAAGCATGTCATAAACGTGGTATAAAAGTAATGCTCGACGCTGTTTTTAATCATAGCGGATACTTCTTCGATAAATTTCAAGACGTGCTGAACCATGGTGAGAATTCCGCCTATAAAGATTGGTTCCATATTCATGAATTTCCAATTATAACTGAGCCGCTTCCTAATTATGATACTTTCGCATTTACACCATATATGCCTAAATTAAATACTGCTCATCCAGATGTAAAAGAATATTTACTTGAAGTAGGTCGTTATTGGGTAAGAGAGTTCCATATAGACGGTTGGCGCCTTGATGTCGCAAATGAAGTCGATCACAGTTTTTGGAGAGAATTCCGTAGTGAAATAAAAGCATTAAATCCTGAAGTATATATTCTAGGAGAAATCTGGCATGATGCACTCCCATGGCTACAAGGGGATCAATTTGATGCTGTAATGAGCTATCCTGTTACAAACGCCCTACTTTCTTACTTTGCTAACGAGTCCATTCATGCGAATGAATTCATGAAACAAATTACAGATTCTCTACATTCCTACTCTATGAATGTAAATGAAGCGGCATTTCATTTATTAGACAGTCATGACACACCTAGAATTTTAGCAACATGTAATGGGGATACAAATAAGTTAAAGTTACTCTATGTATTTCACCTTTCTTTCATCGGTTCTCCTTGTATTTATTATGGTGATGAAATCGGTATGGATGGTGGCATGGATCCTGGTTGTCGTAAATGTATGATATGGGATGAAAAAGAACAAGACACTCTTTTATTCACACATATACAAACATTAATTTCATTACGGAAACAATATAAATCATTTGGAGGACACGGTATTTTTCAATTTATCGAAGCAAATGATGAACATAATTAT
This genomic interval from Bacillus cereus contains the following:
- a CDS encoding alpha-glycosidase, with protein sequence MLKEAIYHRPKDNYAYAYDEKTIHIRIHTKRDDVHSAALIYGDPYEWQDGKWISASTPMKKTGSTDLFDYWSVSIEPKFKRLRYGFELKNDVDTLIYTERGFFSNIPNDDVGNFFCFPFIHAKDVFRAPSWIKNTVWYQIFPERFANGDSAINPANTLPWGSAEPTATNFFGGDFAGILQNLDYLVKLGISGIYFTPIFKAHSNHKYDTIDYMEIDPQFGTKETFKELVEACHKRGIKVMLDAVFNHSGYFFDKFQDVLNHGENSAYKDWFHIHEFPIITEPLPNYDTFAFTPYMPKLNTAHPDVKEYLLEVGRYWVREFHIDGWRLDVANEVDHSFWREFRSEIKALNPEVYILGEIWHDALPWLQGDQFDAVMSYPVTNALLSYFANESIHANEFMKQITDSLHSYSMNVNEAAFHLLDSHDTPRILATCNGDTNKLKLLYVFHLSFIGSPCIYYGDEIGMDGGMDPGCRKCMIWDEKEQDTLLFTHIQTLISLRKQYKSFGGHGIFQFIEANDEHNYISYTKTYEDETIFFVLNPTNSEVTASLPLHITGKKILNIYTNEEFSAEASVLQVTLPPYGFSILKW